Proteins found in one Coffea eugenioides isolate CCC68of chromosome 5, Ceug_1.0, whole genome shotgun sequence genomic segment:
- the LOC113772177 gene encoding NAC domain-containing protein 73-like: MTCCSDCSNERTASRRLPTSPDHHDNANNHESPKSKQMMACPSCGLTLQSPEKAGIHDLPGLPAGVKFDPSDQEILEHLEAKVRSDVHKLHPLIDEFIHTLEGENGICCTHPEKLPGVSKDGLVRHFFHRPSKAYTTGTRKRRKVHTDIDGCETRWHKTGKTRPVAVKGKVKGFKKILVLYTNYGRQRKPEKTNWVMHQYHLGNNEDEKEGELVVSKVFYQTQPRQCGSLIKDSPVKGNGRIGHEGSHLNNSTFVEYYNSALISFDQ, encoded by the exons ATGACTTGTTGTAGTGACTGTAGTAACGAGCGAACGGCTTCAAGAAGGCTGCCAACTTCTCCGGATCATCATGACAATGCTAACAATCATGAAAGccctaaaagtaaacaaatgaTGGCTTGTCCCTCCTGTGGTCTTACACTCCAGTCTCCAGAAAAG GCTGGAATTCATGACCTTCCAGGATTACCTGCTGGGGTGAAATTTGATCCTAGTGATCAGGAAATACTTGAACATTTGGAGGCAAAGGTGAGATCAGATGTTCATAAGCTTCATCCTCTGATCGATGAGTTCATCCACACACTTGAGGGAGAAAATGGAATTTGCTGTACGCATCCAGAGAAATTACCAG GAGTAAGCAAAGATGGTTTAGTCAGGCATTTCTTTCATCGCCCTTCAAAAGCATACACCACTGGGActaggaaaagaagaaaagtacaCACGGACATAGATGGCTGCGAAACCCGGTGGCACAAAACAGGCAAGACTAGGCCAGTTGCTGTTAAAGGAAAAGTGAAAGGGTTCAAGAAGATACTTGTGCTCTACACTAACTATGGGAGGCAAAGAAAACCTGAGAAAACAAATTGGGTGATGCATCAGTATCACCTAGGCAATAATGAAGATGAAAAGGAAGGTGAATTAGTGGTTTCCAAGGTTTTCTACCAAACTCAACCTAGGCAATGTGGTTCCTTGATCAAAGACTCTCCTGTGAAAGGAAATGGGCGAATTGGACATGAGGGTTCTCATCTCAACAACTCTACCTTTGTCGAATACTACAATTCAGCTCTCATTTCCTTTGATCAAT GA
- the LOC113772035 gene encoding EEF1A lysine methyltransferase 3-like, with translation MKFTDSPVIDLQVLNSHLSFHQDNGSMHVGTSVWSCSLVLVKFAERWHPSTAAAGNNNPYADLLNFTGKRGIELGAGCGVGSMGLFLLGLNDIVVTDIAPVMPALKHNLKRNKPVLKKALKTAHLYWANEAQMKALGPHPFDVVVAADVVYIEESVGPLVETMVELVAEDGVVLLGYQVRSPEAHLLFWEKCGEVFEIEKIPHEHLHPEYAYEETDVLRKKKQNSVENKKVL, from the coding sequence ATGAAGTTCACAGATTCCCCTGTTATCGATCTCCAAGTCCTCAATAGCCACCTCTCTTTCCACCAAGACAACGGCTCCATGCACGTCGGAACCTCCGTCTGGTCTTGCTCTTTAGTCCTCGTCAAATTCGCCGAGCGCTGGCACCCTTCAACGGCGGCGGCGGGGAACAACAACCCCTACGCCGACCTCCTAAACTTCACGGGCAAACGCGGCATAGAGCTCGGAGCAGGATGCGGGGTCGGTTCAATGGGTTTATTTCTACTCGGTTTAAACGACATCGTTGTTACTGATATAGCTCCGGTAATGCCGGCTTTAAAACACAACTTGAAACGGAACAAGCCAGTTTTGAAAAAGGCTTTGAAAACGGCCCATTTGTATTGGGCCAACGAGGCCCAGATGAAGGCCTTAGGCCCACATCCTTTTGATGTTGTTGTGGCTGCTGACGTGGTTTACATCGAGGAGTCGGTTGGGCCGTTGGTGGAGACGATGGTGGAGCTGGTCGCGGAGGACGGCGTCGTTTTGCTGGGGTACCAGGTGAGGTCCCCCGAAGCCCACTTGTTGTTTTGGGAAAAATGTGGGGAGGTTTTTGAGATTGAGAAAATCCCACACGAGCATCTGCATCCCGAGTATGCGTACGAGGAAACTGATGTTTTGAGGAAGAAGAAGCAGAATTCCGTGGAAAATAAGAAGGTTTTGTAG
- the LOC113772175 gene encoding zinc finger protein MAGPIE-like — MTEEVISSGFIQTPIGEANPPPLKKKRNLPGTPDPEAEVIALSPKTLMATNRFLCEICGKGFQRDQNLQLHRRGHNLPWKLKQRTSKEVRKRVYVCPEKSCVHHHPSRALGDLTGIKKHFCRKHGEKKWKCEKCSKRYAVQSDWKAHSKTCGTREYKCDCGTIFSRRDSFITHRAFCDALAEETARVTAASNVVAANSINYHFVGASLGPGMGQHFASMFKPISTNNETPANPIRQGLSLWMGAHGLSQTQESIGNNNLQEIHHQLNPAVSSSGLVFTTDPFVSVPCSNPPPINYPLNWDFGNKPSSNSSEELTNNSSSLPLSNVAKDGGSQVISVPSLFSTQHQSHQTHSTANMSATALLQKAAQMGATTTDPSFLGSFGLKCNDSQIQDGNRYCSPYGGTATSVATALQSSVTDHLSTLNELQMYPSKRRHIQVDQDSTPTTGGGQTRDFLGVGIQSICHPSSINGWI, encoded by the exons ATGACAGAGGAAGTAATCTCAAGTGGTTTCATCCAAACTCCAATCGGCGAAGCGAATCCTCCTCCTCTAAAGAAGAAGAGAAACCTTCCAGGAACACCAG ATCCTGAAGCTGAAGTTATTGCCTTGTCTCCAAAGACTCTGATGGCCACCAACAGATTTTTATGTGAGATATGTGGAAAAGGTTTTCAGAGGGATCAAAACTTGCAACTTCATCGAAGAGGGCATAATTTGCCATGGAAACTTAAGCAAAGAACTAGTAAGGAAGTTCGAAAGCGAGTTTACGTATGCCCTGAAAAGTCCTGCGTCCACCACCACCCTTCTAGGGCACTTGGGGACTTAACCGGTATAAAGAAGCACTTTTGTAGAAAGCATGGGGAGAAGAAGTGGAAGTGTGAGAAATGCTCTAAACGGTATGCTGTGCAGTCAGATTGGAAAGCCCACTCAAAGACTTGTGGCACTAGGGAATACAAATGTGACTGCGGGACTATTTTTTCAAG GCGAGATAGCTTTATCACCCATAGGGCCTTCTGTGATGCCTTAGCGGAAGAAACAGCAAGGGTGACTGCAGCATCCAATGTTGTAGCAGCCAATAGCATCAATTATCATTTTGTGGGAGCATCACTAGGGCCTGGCATGGGGCAACATTTTGCTTCCATGTTCAAACCGATCTCAACCAACAACGAGACACCGGCGAATCCAATAAGACAAGGTCTTTCACTGTGGATGGGGGCCCATGGATTATCCCAAACTCAAGAATCAATCGGCAATAACAATCTTCAAGAAATCCATCATCAGCTTAATCCAGCTGTGAGTTCATCAGGGCTAGTTTTCACCACTGATCCATTTGTTAGTGTTCCATGCTCTAATCCTCCACCAATAAATTATCCACTCAACTGGGATTTTGGAAATAAACCCTCCTCCAACAGTTCAGAAGAATTAACAAATAATAGTTCATCTCTTCCTTTAAGCAATGTTGCTAAAGATGGTGGAAGTCAGGTCATTAGTGTACCATCTTTGTTCAGTACCCAACATCAATCTCATCAAACACATTCTACTGCAAACATGTCTGCCACAGCTTTACTGCAGAAAGCTGCCCAAATGGGAGCTACCACAACTGACCCTTCATTCCTTGGAAGCTTTGGATTGAAGTGCAATGATAGCCAAATTCAAGATGGGAACAGATATTGTAGTCCGTATGGTGGTACTGCAACTTCAGTAGCTACAGCTCTGCAGAGTTCAGTAACTGATCATCTCTCAACTTTAAATGAGTTGCAAATGTACCCCTCAAAGCGCCGCCACATACAGGTTGATCAAGATTCAACACCAACTACAGGAGGAGGTCAAACTAGGGATTTTCTTGGAGTTGGGATACAGTCCATTTGCCATCCATCATCCATCAATGGATGGATATGA
- the LOC113772434 gene encoding receptor-like protein kinase HSL1, producing the protein MQMEQPSIISSMPLMLSILSLLSLHSLWSIHALNQEGLFLQQVKQSLFDPAGSLSSWFDRDATPCNWTGITCARRGNGRSPSPAVVSVNLAGAALAGPFPIFLCRLRYLSVVSMSNNSINSSLPLSISLCKSLTYLDLSENLLEGPIPDTLSQLPHLRCLNLDANYLSGDIPASFGEFRRLESLILTSNLLNGTIPASLGNITSLKRLQLAYNPFRPSQLAPELGNLTNLEDFWLTNCGLIGSIPESFAKLSRLANFDVAENGLTGPIPTLFFQLKNIVQLELYNNSFTGKLPSGWANLTELRRFDASMNRLTGRIPDELCQLPLESLHLYENKLMGALPESMAKSPNLYGLRLFSNRLNGSLPSELGKNSPLQTLDVSGNQFSGKIPESLCAKGKLEELLLIFNLFSGNIPASLAKCRSLGRVRLRFNQLTGEVPAEFWGLPHVYLLDLGNNVLSGHISHMIQGAKNLSTLVISNNKFSGNLPDEIGMLDNLIDLEARHNKFSGKIPSSLVKLEQLSRLDLYDNVLSGEIPEGIRALKQLSELNLARNKLSGEIPDEIGYLPGLNYLDLSWNNFSGEIPLALENLKLNELNLSCNHLSGTIPPLFDKDVYKDSFLENPGLCGGFAGLCPRKRRGRDTIYGLVLRSVSVIGACLLIVGLVFLIWKHKNIKKVKKGVIMNKWTSFQKLGFSETEIITCIDENNVIGSGASGKVYKAVLSDGEVVAVKKLWERSNKDDSSFSSVDSEKDEFEVEVQTLGNIRHKNIVRLLCCCSSGSCKLLVYEYMPNGSLGDLLHSSKGGLLDWPTRLRIALDAAEGLSYLHHDCVPPIVHRDVKSNNILLDEHLGAKISDFGVAKIVKVANKGVECMSAIAGSCGYIAPEYAYTLRVNEKSDIYSFGIVLLELLTGRRPVDPDLGDKDLATWVCTKLNQKGIDHVIDPNLASTYKEEICKVLNISLLCTSPLPVNRPSMRRVVKMLQESSTHCKTKTAEKECKLSTYSYQDNSKESSIV; encoded by the exons ATGCAAATGGAGCAGCCCTCCATCATCAGCAGTATGCCTCTAATGCTCTCCATTCTTTCCCTCTTATCTCTCCATTCTTTGTGGTCCATCCATGCTCTTAATCAAGAAGGACTCTTCCTCCAACAAGTTAAGCAATCTTTATTCGACCCGGCGGGTTCATTGTCATCCTGGTTCGACCGTGATGCCACCCCATGCAACTGGACCGGGATCACATGTGCTCGTCGTGGTAATGGACGTTCGCCTTCTCCCGCCGTCGTGTCTGTCAATCTTGCTGGTGCAGCTCTTGCTGGGCCATTTCCGATCTTCCTTTGCCGTCTCCGTTATCTTTCCGTTGTTTCTATGTCTAACAACTCCATTAACTCCTCCCTTCCTCTCTCTATTTCCCTGTGCAAAAGTCTCACCTACCTTGATCTCTCCGAGAACTTACTAGAAGGCCCCATTCCTGACACCCTCTCTCAGCTTCCTCACCTCAG GTGTCTTAATCTTGATGCTAACTACTTATCTGGGGATATTCCGGCGAGTTTTGGCGAATTCAGGAGACTTGAAAGTCTTATTCTCACTAGCAATCTCCTGAATGGAACAATCCCTGCTTCTTTGGGTAATATAACGAGTCTCAAACGTCTACAACTGGCGTACAACCCGTTCAGGCCGAGTCAACTCGCTCCGGAACTCGGTAACTTGACGAACCTGGAGGACTTCTGGCTGACTAACTGTGGCTTAATTGGTTCAATTCCCGAAAGTTTTGCTAAACTGAGTCGACTCGCTAATTTCGACGTGGCGGAAAATGGACTCACTGGGCCGATACCTACATTGTTTTTCCAGCTGAAAAATATTGTACAATTGGAACTGTACAACAACTCGTTCACCGGAAAGTTACCTTCGGGATGGGCTAATTTAACAGAGTTAAGACGGTTTGATGCGTCGATGAACAGGTTAACCGGGAGGATTCCGGACGAGTTGTGTCAGTTGCCACTCGAGTCACTCCATTTGTATGAAAACAAGCTAATGGGTGCACTTCCAGAGAGTATGGCCAAGTCTCCAAATTTATACGGGCTGAGATTATTTTCAAACCGACTCAACGGGTCATTACCGAGTGAACTCGGGAAGAACTCGCCTTTACAAACTCTAGATGTTTCAGGGAATCAATTTTCGGGAAAAATCCCGGAAAGTTTGTGTGCCAAGGGGAAATTGGAGGAGcttcttttgatttttaatttattttcagGGAATATTCCGGCAAGTTTGGCAAAATGCCGGAGTTTAGGTCGGGTCCGGTTACGGTTCAACCAGCTAACTGGAGAGGTCCCGGCTGAGTTTTGGGGTTTACCTCATGTGTATTTGCTAGACCTTGGTAATAATGTGCTATCAGGCCACATATCACACATGATACAAGGTGCAAAAAATTTGTCAACCCTTGTAATTTCGAATAATAAATTTTCGGGGAATTTGCCGGATGAAATTGGAATGCTAGACAATTTGATTGACCTTGAAGCTAGGCATAACAAATTTAGTGGGAAAATTCCAAGTTCATTGGTTAAATTGGAGCAATTAAGTAGGCTTGATCTCTATGACAATGTTCTTTCTGGGGAAATTCCAGAGGGAATTCGGGCTCTGAAGCAGCTGAGCGAACTCAATTTGGCTAGAAATAAGTTGTCTGGTGAAATCCCTGATGAAATTGGTTATTTGCCAGGGCTTAATTACCTTGATCTTTCCTGGAATAATTTCTCAGGAGAAATCCCACTTGCATTGGAGAATTTGAAGCTAAATGAGTTAAATTTATCATGTAATCATCTTTCAGGGACGATACCTCCACTTTTTGACAAGGATGTTTACAAGGACAGCTTTTTGGAGAATCCAGGTTTATGTGGTGGTTTTGCCGGCTTATGTCCCAGAAAAAGAAGAGGCAGGGATACAATTTATGGGTTGGTCCTAAGATCAGTTTCTGTGATTGGTGCATGTCTTTTGATTGTTGGACTCGTTTTCCTCATCTGGAAGCACAAGAATATCAAGAAAGTTAAGAAAGGAGTCATCATGAACAAGTGGACATCGTTTCAAAAGTTGGGATTCTCTGAAACTGAAATCATCACTTGCATTGATGAAAATAATGTCATTGGAAGTGGAGCCTCAGGAAAAGTATACAAGGCTGTTCTCAGTGATGGTGAGGTGGTTGCAGTGAAGAAGCTCTGGGAAAGATCAAACAAAGACGACTCCAGTTTTTCGAGTGTCGATTCTGAGAAAGACGAGTTTGAAGTGGAAGTTCAGACATTGGGAAATATCAGGCATAAGAACATTGTGAGATTATTGTGTTGTTGCAGTAGCGGGAGTTGTAAGCTTTTGGTGTATGAATACATGCCAAACGGGAGCTTGGGTGATCTGTTGCACAGTAGTAAGGGTGGATTGCTAGATTGGCCGACTAGGCTCAGAATAGCATTGGATGCTGCAGAGGGGCTTTCTTATCTACATCACGATTGTGTTCCTCCAATTGTGCACAGGGATGTCAAGTCAAATAACATATTGTTGGATGAACATTTGGGAGCAAAAATATCGGATTTTGGGGTCGCCAAAATTGTCAAAGTAGCTAACAAGGGTGTTGAGTGCATGTCTGCGATTGCTGGTTCTTGTGGTTATATTGCACCAG AATATGCATATACTCTGAGGGTGAATGAAAAGAGTGACATATATAGCTTTGGTATTGTCCTCCTGGAATTATTGACTGGCAGAAGACCTGTTGATCCAGATCTTGGGGACAAAGATTTGGCTACATGGGTCTGCACAAAGTTGAACCAGAAAGGAATTGATCATGTGATTGATCCCAATCTTGCTTCCACTTACAAAGAAGAAATTTGCAAGGTTCTTAACATTAGTTTACTTTGTACTAGCCCTCTTCCAGTCAATCGACCCTCGATGCGCAGAGTGGTGAAAATGCTGCAAGAGTCGAGTACACATTGCAAGACTAAGACTGCAGAAAAAGAGTGTAAGCTATCAACTTATTCTTATCAAGATAATTCCAAAGAGAGTAGCATTGTTTGA